The Desulfatibacillum aliphaticivorans DSM 15576 DNA window ATCCTCTGGGGGTCGGTGATCATTACCGAAACCTTTTGCGAAACCACGTCCGGGGGATCCGCCAGGTTGATGGCGTTCTGGTAGCTTTTGCTCATTTTCCGGTTATCGCTGCCCAGAAGTTTGGGGGTTTCCGTCAGGATCGCCTTGGGCTCCACAAAGACATCGCCGTACATATAGTTAAAGCGGCGAACGATTTCGCGGGTCAGTTCCACATGGGGCACCTGGTCGATGCCCACGGGCACGCCGTGCGCTTTATACATAATGATGTCCGCAGCCTGGAGCACGGGGTATCCCAAAAATCCGAAGGTGGAGAGATCCTTGTTCTCCATCTGGACAATTTGGTCTTTATACGTGGGGTTTCTTTCCAGCCAGGGCACGGGCGTAATCATGGACAATATCAGGAACAGCTCCGCATGCTCCTTCACCTCGGACTGGACGAAAAAGGTGCTCTTGGCCGGGTCCAGGCCTACGGAAAGCCAGTCTATCATCATTTCGGTCCTAAAGGCGGCGGTGTTGCTGGTGTCTTCGTAATTGGTGGTAAGGGCGTGCCAGTCGGCTATAAAATAAAAGCAGTCGTACTTGTCCTGCATGTCTTTCCAGTTGGCCAGGGCGCCGTGAAGGTGGCCCAGGTGCAGGGGGCCGGTGGGCCGCATACCGCTAAGAATTCT harbors:
- the trpS gene encoding tryptophan--tRNA ligase: MNKQRILSGMRPTGPLHLGHLHGALANWKDMQDKYDCFYFIADWHALTTNYEDTSNTAAFRTEMMIDWLSVGLDPAKSTFFVQSEVKEHAELFLILSMITPVPWLERNPTYKDQIVQMENKDLSTFGFLGYPVLQAADIIMYKAHGVPVGIDQVPHVELTREIVRRFNYMYGDVFVEPKAILTETPKLLGSDNRKMSKSYQNAINLADPPDVVSQKVSVMITDPQRMRKKDPGDPDICNVYSFHKIYSPPEMVEQVNKECRAAEIGCVQCKKLMAANLTAQLEPIYEKRVHFEKNRDEVEDIIKTGSDKAREVAKATMEEVRAAVKI